The following proteins are co-located in the Gorilla gorilla gorilla isolate KB3781 chromosome 7, NHGRI_mGorGor1-v2.1_pri, whole genome shotgun sequence genome:
- the LOC101139226 gene encoding uncharacterized protein: MLPPGQIPNPTLSTHTLSSGQEKPENVCTNGFREALGIKEPEAVTHGSQKLNAAQTTGMTSPILLPPAIAVTKAALGPQLSTSEDKSWGDSCHLREKERTKRQRLLLEDPFTWAA, from the exons ATGCTTCCTCCTGGCCAAATCCCAAATCCCACCCTCAGCACCCACACCCTGAGCAGTGGGCAGGAGAAGCCTGAAAACGTCTGTACAAATGGCTTCCGAGAAGCCCTGGGGATAAAGGAGCCAGAGGCAGTCACACATGGTTCCCAGAAGCTGAATGCTGCGCAGACGACAGG AATGACTTCACCCATCCTGCTTCCACCCGCCATAGCAGTGACCAAAGCAGCTCTGGGACCACAGCTGAGCACCTCAGAAGATAAGTCCTGGGGTGATTCTTGTCATCTCCGTGAAAAGGAGAGGACAAAAAGGCAGAGGCTGCTGCTTGAGGATCCCTTCACCTGGGCTGCATAG